From Caretta caretta isolate rCarCar2 chromosome 3, rCarCar1.hap1, whole genome shotgun sequence, a single genomic window includes:
- the MCM3 gene encoding DNA replication licensing factor MCM3, whose product MAAPPAGLEDAELREAQRDYLDFLDDEEDQGIYQSKVRDVISDNQYRLIVSINDLRRKNEKRANRLLSNAFEELFAFQRALKDFVASIDATYAKQYEEFYIGLEGSFGSKHVTPRTLTSCFLGCVVCVEGIVTKCSLVRPKIVRSVHYCPATKKTIERRYTDMTTLEAFPSSSVYPTKDEENNPLETEFGLSVYKDHQTITIQEMPEKAPAGQLPRSVDVILDDDLVDRVKPGDRIQVVGTYRCLPGKKGGYTSGTFRTILIACHVKQMSKEVRPLYSASDVAKIKRFSKSRSKDVFDQLSRSLAPSIHGHEYIKKAILCMLLGGVEKVLENGSRIRGDINILLIGDPSVAKSQLLRYVLSTAPRAIPTTGRGSSGVGLTAAVTTDQETGERRLEAGAMVLADRGVVCIDEFDKMSDIDRTAIHEVMEQGRVTIAKAGIHARLNARCSVLAAANPVYGRYDQYKTPMENIGLQDSLLSRFDLLFIVLDQMDPEHDREISDHVLRMHRYRGPGEQDGDAMPLGSAIEILATDDPNVVQEEDQELQVYEKHDNLLHGPKRHKEKIVSMEFMRKYIHVAKIIKPVLTQESANYIAEEYSRLRSQDQISSDIARTSPVTARTLETLIRLSTAHAKARMNKTIDLQDAEAAVELVQFAYFKKVLEKEKKRKKQAEDDTETEEEEEPDGGERKKKRRKKAHPGDQEAKEGESYDPYDFSDTEEEMPEVQAHTPKTPEPAETGGSKKTELADSRLKAFKAGLLEVFRAAHAQSVGLKSLMESINLDNPDPFSAAEVKVALERMQDDNQIMMSDDIIFLI is encoded by the exons ATGGCGGCCCCCCCGGCGGGGCTGGAGGACGCGGAGCTGCGGGAGGCGCAGCGCGACTACCTCGACTTCCTGGACGACGAG GAGGATCAGGGGATTTACCAGAGCAAAGTCCGGGATGTGATCAGTGACAATCAGTATCGTCTGATTGTCAGCATCAATGACCTGCGGAGGAAGAATGAGAAGAGAGCCAACCG GCTCCTGAGCAATGCCTTCGAGGAGCTGTTCGCCTTTCAGCGTGCCTTGAAGGACTTTGTTGCATCCATCGATGCCACGTACGCTAAGCAGTATGAGGAGTTCTACATCGGGCTCGAGGGCAGCTTTGGTTCCAAACACGTGACGCCCCGGACGCTGACATCCTGTTTTCTGGGCTGTGTGGTCTGCGTGGAGGGCATTGTGACAAAAT GCTCTCTGGTACGTCCGAAGATCGTCCGCAGCGTCCATTACTGCCCTGCTACCAAGAAGACCATTGAACGCCGATACACGGACATGACGACTCTCGAAGCTTTTCCATCCAGCTCTGTCTACCCCACTAAG GATGAAGAGAACAATCCCCTGGAGACGGAATTTGGCCTCTCTGTCTACAAGGACCATCAAACCATCACCATCCAGGAGATGCCTGAGAAGGCCCCAGCTGGTCAGCTTCCTCGCTCTGTGGACGTTATTCTGGATGATGACCTGGTGGACAGGGTGAAGCCTGGGGACCGAATCCAGGTTGTTGGAACTTACCGCTGTCTGCCAGGGAAGAAGGGGGGCTACACATCAGGGACATTCAG AACCATTTTGATTGCCTGCCATGTGAAGCAGATGAGCAAAGAGGTTCGGCCTCTCTACTCTGCCTCTGATGTGGCCAAGATCAAGAGATTTAGCAAAAGTCGCTCAAAG GATGTCTTTGATCAACTCTCGAGGTCTCTGGCCCCCAGTATCCACGGGCATGAGTATATCAAGAAAGCGATTCTCTGCATGCTGCTTGGAGGGGTGGAAAAGGTCCTGGAGAATGGGAGCCGCATCCGAGGAGACATCAACATCCTGCTGATAG GAGACCCTTCAGTCGCCAAGTCTCAGCTGCTGCGTTACGTGCTCTCCACAGCCCCCCGGGCCATCCCCACCACCGGTAGGGGCTCCTCCGGGGTTGGTTTGACTGCTGCCGTCACCACGGACCAAGAAACCG gTGAACGCCGCTTGGAAGCTGGAGCCATGGTCCTGGCTGACCGGGGCGTGGTCTGCATTGATGAGTTCGACAAGATGTCAGACATCGACCGCACGGCCATCCATGAGGTGATGGAGCAGGGCCGCGTGACCATTGCCAAGGCAGGCATCCATGCCAGGCTCAACGCCCGCTGCAGTGTGCTGGCTGCAGCCAATCCTGTCTACGGCAGG TACGATCAGTACAAAACTCCCATGGAAAACATTGGCCTTCAAGACTCCTTGCTGTCCCGATTCGATCTGCTCTTCATCGTCTTGGATCAGATGGACCCTGAGCACGACAGGGAGATCTCGGACCACGTCCTGCGAATGCACCGGTATCGAGGACCTGGCGAGCAGGATGGGGATG ccatgcccctggGCAGCGCAATAGAGATCCTGGCTACGGATGATCCTAATGTGGTGCAGGAGGAGGACCAGGAGCTACAAGTGTATGAAAAACACGACAACCTTCTGCATGGCCCCAAGAGGCACAA AGAGAAGATAGTTAGCATGGAGTTCATGAGAAAATACATCCATGTGGCCAAGATCATCAAGCCGGTGTTGACCCAAGAGTCAGCGAATTACATAGCGGAGGAGTACTCCCGCCTCCGCAGCCAGGACCAGATAAGCTCCGACATTGCCAGG acctcCCCTGTCACGGCCCGTACGCTGGAGACGCTGATCAGGCTTTCCACGGCCCACGCAAAGGCCAGGATGAACAAAACGATCGACCTGCAGGACGCGGAAGCTGCCGTAGAGCTGGTGCAGTTCGCCTACTTCAAAAAG GTgctggaaaaggaaaagaaacgcAAGAAGCAGGCGGAGGATGATACAGAGACTGAAGAGGAAGAGGAACCAGAtggtggggagagaaagaaaaagag GAGGAAGAAGGCGCACCCTGGGGATCAGGAAGCGAAAGAGGGGGAGTCCTATGACCCCTATGACTTCAGTGACACAGAAGAGGAAATGCCAGAAG TCCAGGCACATACCCCAAAGACCCCTGAACCTGCGGAGACTGGAGGGAGCAAAAAGACCGAGTTGGCTGACTCAAG GCTGAAAGCTTTCAAGGCTGGTCTTCTGGAGGTGTTCAGAGCTGCCCATGCGCAGTCGGTGGGTCTGAAGAGCCTGATGGAGTCCATCAACCTGGATAACCCTGACCCCTTCTCGGCAGCTGAAGTCAAGGTGGCATTGGAGCGCATGCAAGACGATAACCAGATCATGATGTCTGATGACATTATCTTCTTAATCTGA